The following proteins are encoded in a genomic region of Pyrus communis chromosome 11, drPyrComm1.1, whole genome shotgun sequence:
- the LOC137707904 gene encoding mitogen-activated protein kinase kinase 5-like encodes MRPIQPPPGTNPAAPPPPPRQVTNQRRRRHDLTLPLPQRDTSLAVPLPLPPPGPSSAQSSSAHSAAQQLINFSELERSNRIGSGAGGTVYKVIHRPTGHLYALKVIYGNHEIETLRQICREIEILRDVDNPNVVKCHDLFDHNGEIQVLLEYMDGGSLEGKHIGNERALSDLARQILSGLAYLHRRKIVHRDIKPSNLLINARNQVKIADFGVSRVLAQTMDPCNSSVGTIAYMSPERINTDLNHGQYDGYAGDIWSLGVSILEFYMGRFPFSVGRQGDWATLMWAICMSDPPEAPATASSEFRHFISCCLQKEPSKRLSAAHLLQHPFISGNGGGQARQPHQNLRHLLPPPRPLSS; translated from the coding sequence ATGAGGCCGATTCAACCGCCGCCCGGAACGAACCcagcagcaccaccaccaccaccgagACAAGTAACCAACCAGAGACGCCGTCGTCACGACCTAACCCTACCCCTCCCTCAGCGGGACACATCGCTTGCTGTGCCGCTCCCTCTCCCTCCGCCCGGCCCCAGCTCGGCCCAGTCCTCCTCGGCCCACAGCGCGGCCCAGCAGCTCATCAACTTCTCCGAGCTCGAGCGCTCCAACCGCATCGGGAGCGGAGCCGGAGGCACCGTCTACAAGGTCATCCACCGCCCCACGGGCCATCTTTACGCGCTCAAGGTGATTTACGGCAACCACGAGATCGAAACCCTCCGCCAGATCTGCCGCGAGATCGAAATCCTGCGTGACGTCGATAACCCCAACGTCGTCAAGTGCCACGACCTGTTCGACCACAACGGCGAGATCCAGGTCCTGCTCGAGTACATGGACGGCGGGTCGCTGGAGGGCAAGCACATCGGGAACGAGAGGGCCCTCTCCGATTTGGCCAGGCAAATCCTCAGCGGCCTCGCCTACCTCCACCGGCGGAAGATCGTGCATCGCGATATCAAACCCTCGAATCTTCTGATCAACGCGAGGAACCAGGTCAAGATCGCCGATTTCGGAGTGAGTCGAGTTCTGGCTCAGACCATGGACCCCTGCAATTCCTCAGTCGGGACCATCGCTTACATGAGTCCGGAGAGGATCAACACCGATCTCAATCACGGCCAGTACGACGGCTACGCCGGCGATATATGGAGCCTTGGGGTCAGCATATTGGAATTTTACATGGGCCGGTTTCCGTTCTCCGTGGGGCGGCAAGGTGATTGGGCGACCTTAATGTGGGCTATTTGTATGTCTGATCCGCCTGAAGCTCCGGCCACTGCTTCCAGTGAGTTCAGGCATTTCATTTCTTGCTGCCTGCAGAAAGAGCCTTCGAAGAGACTGTCGGCGGCGCACTTGTTGCAGCACCCGTTTATCTCCGGCAATGGTGGCGGTCAGGCCCGGCAGCCTCATCAGAATCTTCGCCATCTGCTGCCGCCACCGAGGCCTCTTTCATCTTAG